GACACCGTCGTGGTCGACGCGGAACTGGCTCCTTCCCAGCGCCGTGGCCTCGAAGACATCGTCAAGGTCAAGGTCATCGACCGCACGGCCCTGATCCTGGATATCTTCGCCCAGCACGCCAAGAGCCGCGAAGGCAAGGCCCAGGTGGAACTGGCCCAGCTCGAATACCTGCTTCCGCGCCTGCGCGGCTGGGGTGAATCGATGTCCCGCCAGGCCGGTGGCCAGGTGGGCGGCGCCGGAGCGGGCATGGGTTCACGCGGCCCCGGTGAGACCAAGATCGAGCTGGACCGCCGGCGAATCCGCACCCGGATGGCCAAGCTGCGGCGGGAAATTGCCGCGATGAAGCCGGCCCGGGAGACGAAGCGGGCCAACCGCCGCCGCAACGCCGTTCCGTCGGTGGCCATCGCCGGGTACACCAACGCCGGCAAGTCCTCGCTGCTGAACCGGCTGACCGACGCCGGCGTCCTGGTGGAGAATGCCCTGTTCGCCACGCTGGATCCGACCGTCCGCAAGGCCGAAACCTCGGACGGGCTGGGCTACACGCTCGCCGACACCGTCGGATTCGTCCGCTCGTTGCCCACCCAGCTGGTGGAGGCCTTCCGCTCCACCCTGGAGGAGGTCGCGGATTCGGACCTGATCCTGCACGTCGTCGACGTCTCCCACCCCGACCCGGAGGGCCAGATCGCGGCCGTCCGCGCGGTGTTCAGCGAAGTCGACGCGCGCAAGGTGCCCGAGATCATCGTCCTGAACAAGGCCGACGCCGCCGACCCGTTTGTGATTGAGCGGCTCAAGCAGCGCGAGCCCCGCCACGTGGTGGTCTCCGCCCGCACCGGCGAAGGCATCCCGGAACTGCTCAAGGCCATCAGCGAGGGCATCCCGCGGCCCAGCGTGAAGCTGGAACTGATGATCCCGTACAACCGTGGGGACCTGCTCAGCAAGCTGCATGAGACCGACGCGGAGATCATCAGCCTCGACCACGGGGAGACCGGTACCCGTGCCGTGGTGATGGTGCGCGAGGGGCTCGCCGCCGAACTGGATTCCTTCGTCAGCAATGACTGAACCAGCGGTGGCCGAGGGGGAGGCCGCGCCGTCCGAGAGCCGCCCGTCCGGCAGCCGCCCGTCCGGCGAGCAGTTCGTGGTTGAACTGCTCGACCGGGCGGTCGCCGGCATGGGCGGCCAGAGCCGCGACGGCCAGCACGAAATGGCACGACAGGTGGCCCGCGCGATCGAGACCGGCGACCACCTGCTGGTCCAGGCTGGCACCGGCACCGGCAAGTCCCTGGCCTACCTGATTCCACTGATCGCCCACTCGCTGGTCAGCGACAAGCCCACCCTGGTTTCCACCGCCACCCTGGCGCTGCAGACCCAGATTGTTGGCCGCGACCTGCCCCGGCTGCTCAAGACCATCACCCCGGCCCTGGACCGGCCGGTGAAGGTCGCCCTGGTCAAGGGCCGCTCCAATTACGTGTGCCGCCACAAGCTCGAGGGCGGCTTCCCTTCCGAGGAACCGTCCGAGGGCCAGTTGTTCTCCCTCGGCGAGGACACGTCCGTGCCGCACTTCGCCGCGGCGATGGGCGGACCGTCGTCCCAGCTCGGCAAGGAAGTGGTCCGGCTCCGCGACTGGGCTGAGGACACCCAGACGGGGGACCGCGACGAACTGATGCCCGGGGTGACCGACCGCGCCTGGCGGCAGGTCTCCGTCACCTCCATGGAGTGCCTGGGCGCGCAGAAGTG
The nucleotide sequence above comes from Arthrobacter sp. KBS0702. Encoded proteins:
- the hflX gene encoding GTPase HflX, whose product is MTSQPNTGPDSASQDMTPAEIQAVIDRILSKDAPAPKAGPGTGHPGESKAVFGKAQAISRLDEEHGSYDGDQQDLEERHALRRTAGLSTELEDVTEVEYRQLRLERVVLAGLWTEGTLADAENSLRELAALAETAGSEVLDGLVQRRAKPDPGTFLGSGKAQELKDIVMSTGADTVVVDAELAPSQRRGLEDIVKVKVIDRTALILDIFAQHAKSREGKAQVELAQLEYLLPRLRGWGESMSRQAGGQVGGAGAGMGSRGPGETKIELDRRRIRTRMAKLRREIAAMKPARETKRANRRRNAVPSVAIAGYTNAGKSSLLNRLTDAGVLVENALFATLDPTVRKAETSDGLGYTLADTVGFVRSLPTQLVEAFRSTLEEVADSDLILHVVDVSHPDPEGQIAAVRAVFSEVDARKVPEIIVLNKADAADPFVIERLKQREPRHVVVSARTGEGIPELLKAISEGIPRPSVKLELMIPYNRGDLLSKLHETDAEIISLDHGETGTRAVVMVREGLAAELDSFVSND